The following coding sequences are from one Delphinus delphis chromosome 19, mDelDel1.2, whole genome shotgun sequence window:
- the AIPL1 gene encoding aryl-hydrocarbon-interacting protein-like 1: MDAALLLNVEGIKKTILHGGTGELPNFITGARVTFHFRTLKCDDERTVIDDSKQVGHPMHIIIGNMFKLEVWEILLTSMRFSEVAEFWCDTIHTGVYPILSRSLRQMAEGKDPTEWHVHTCGLANMFAYHTLGYEDLDELQKEPQPLIFVIELLQVEAPSEYQRETWNLSKDEKMQAVPILHGEGNRLFKLGRYEDASTKYQEAIVCLRNLQIKEKPWEVQWLKLEKMINTLILNYCQCLLKKEEYYEVLEHTSDILRHHPGIAKAYYVRARAHAEVWNEAEAKADLEKVLELEPSMRKVVRRELSLLENRMEEKREEERLRCRNMLR; encoded by the exons ATGGATGCCGCTCTGCTCCTCAACGTGGAAGGGATCAAGAAAACCATTCTGCATGGGGGCACGGGGGAGCTCCCAAACTTCATCACCGGAGCCCGA GTGACCTTTCATTTCCGAACCTTGAAATGTGATGATGAGCGGACGGTGATAGATGACAGCAAGCAGGTGGGCCATCCCATGCACATCATCATCGGGAACATGTTCAAGCTGGAGGTCTGGGAGATCCTGCTGACGTCCATGCGGTTCAGCGAGGTGGCCGAGTTCTGGTGTGACACCATC CACACAGGGGTCTACCCCATCCTGTCCCGGAGCCTGCGGCAGATGGCGGAGGGCAAGGACCCCACTGAGTGGCACGTGCACACGTGCGGGTTGGCCAACATGTTCGCCTACCACACGCTGGGCTACGAGGACCTGGATGAGCTGCAGAAGGAGCCGCAGCCACTGATTTTCGTAATAGAGCTGCTGCAG GTGGAGGCCCCCAGCGAGTACCAGAGGGAGACCTGGAACCTGAGTAAAGATGAGAAGATGCAGGCGGTGCCCATTCTCCATGGAGAAGGAAACCGGCTCTTCAAGCTGGGCCGCTACGAGGACGCTTCTACCAAGTACCAGGAAGCCATCGTCTGCCTGAGGAACCTGCAGATCAAG GAGAAACCCTGGGAGGTGCAGTGGCTGAAGCTGGAGAAGATGATCAACACCCTGATCCTGAACTACTGCCAGTGTCTGCTGAAGAAGGAGGAATACTATGAGGTGCTGGAGCACACCAGTGACATCCTCCGGCACCACCCAG GCATCGCGAAGGCCTACTACGTGCGGGCCCGGGCTCACGCCGAGGTGTGGAATGAGGCAGAGGCCAAGGCTGACCTGGAGAAAGTGCTGGAGCTGGAGCCGTCCATGCGGAAGGTGGTGCGCAGGGAGCTGAGTCTGCTGGAGAACCGCATGGAGGAGAAACGCGAGGAGGAGCGGCTGCGCTGCAGGAACATGCTGCGCTAG